From Diadema setosum chromosome 5, eeDiaSeto1, whole genome shotgun sequence, the proteins below share one genomic window:
- the LOC140228980 gene encoding uncharacterized protein, whose translation MTDLKKGSAAESIDSLNDGSLQIVRPPNAKAADFSDEYLDHASSPQAAPEKNVDEDVKIGKITSEQNGRNDGNAMSGKAMSRASPADSNGGRMSEKSNGDLPENAVGDVDDESSAAGKTGASQDDQVPGYQREEEGTKTRIKTKSPSEKNGSRVHGEEKEGMAKEELAKQYENMELSELVVGVETALEAMSKGRSWAFVDLMAVMDVLLPHVLYLEDELTAAQKKKKELLLQIRNLQKEVHRLSLAGRDRKKLEMVSTGTTVLITNDVKQTKMKDDDPPATPSPTLNQGAEIADDMAALKGKLKKQRYQIQELHQVNMSWEKYCSQQSTRHEIELKKKDAQLAAADEKRQALERKVDDKFKEYDRILLHAGAEKDQAKTDAARYRRERDGILQKYEEIKTRLKDLAVEAKEKDAEIKRLNEVLGTSGRSKSSSKAKKPDGATQQKADIRDTTRAATRVKKSSDSEEDVLIVVREFPIEPRGPRDKKKQMPSASRYLYENEYDEVPEVRNTPPRSPVNPNPNGGTKSLTKTELKEQVQLCKEQMEIFRNDFNQERRDREMAVGQVGALREELKKAKIKLKDVQKQRDEKANQLQTATRRRYRNDRLDFNDLIDEEEMHLRDEKQDPKRRTGHGRALDDYQDIDWLAERLYEEAY comes from the exons ATGACCGACTTGAAAAAGGGCTCTGCAGCGGAATCCATTGACTCCCTGAACGATGGCAGTTTACAGATTGTCAGACCTCCGAACGCCAAGGCCGCCGACTTCTCAGATGAATACCTTGATCATGCCTCTTCGCCACAGGCAGCGCCGGAGAAGAACGTCGATGAAGACGTCAAAATAGGTAAGATTACGTCTGAGCAGAATGGCAGAAATGACGGGAATGCTATGTCTGGGAAAGCGATGTCAAGGGCTTCACCGGCTGATTCCAATGGTGGTAGGATGTCCGAGAAAAGCAATGGAGATCTTCCCGAGAATGCTGTCGGAGATGTTGATGACGAATCTTCCGCCGCGGGGAAGACGGGAGCCTCCCAAGATGATCAGGTGCCTGGTTACCAACGGGAAGAAGAGGGAACGAAGACTCGAATAAAGACAAAGTCACCGTCAGAGAAAAATGGAAGTCGGGTTCAcggagaagagaaagaaggg ATGGCAAAGGAAGAGTTGGCTAAGCAATACGAGAACATGGAACTATCTGAACTCGTTGTGGGAGTCGAAACTGCGCTGGAAGCCATGTCCAAGGGAAGGAGTTGGGCTTTTGTCGATCTGATGGCAGTCATGGACGTCTTACTCCCTCACGTTCTTTACCTTGAGGATGAATTGACTGCCGCACAG aaaaagaaaaaagaactcCTGCTTCAGATCAGGAATCTTCAGAAAGAGGTTCATCGCCTTTCTCTCGCCGGACGTGATAG AAAGAAACTGGAAATGGTGTCGACCGGAACAACAGTCCTGATCACCAACGACGTGAAACAAACG AAGATGAAAGATGACGATCCTCCAGCCACCCCAAGTCCCACCCTCAACCAAGGAGCCGAGATTGCTGATGACATGGCAGCTCTGAAGGGAAAGTTGAAGAAGCAGAGATACCAGATCCAAGAG CTTCATCAGGTGAATATGTCTTGGGAGAAGTACTGCTCACAGCAGTCCACCCGTCATGAGATCGAGCTAAAGAAGAAGGACGCCCAGCTCGCAGCTGCTGACGAGAAGCGCCAAGCCCTGGAGAGAAAAGTGGACGACAAGTTTAAGGAGTACGACCGCATTCTGCTCCACGCCGGCGCCGAGAAAGACCAGGCCAAG ACCGATGCGGCCCGGTACAGAAGAGAACGGGATGGCATTTTGCAGAAGTACGAAGAGATAAAAACACGACTGAAGGACTTGGCAGTCGAGGCGAAGGAGAAAGACGCTGAGATCAAGCGTCTCAacgag GTTCTTGGGACTTCTGGGAGATCCAAGTCTTCCTCCAAAGCCAAGAAACCTGATGGAGCTACTCAGCAAAAAGCCGATATTCGAGACACGACGCGCGCTGCAACGCGGGTTAAGAAATCATCCGATTCTGAAGAAGATGTGCTAATAGTCGTCCGTGAATTCCCAATCGAGCCAAGGGGACCAAGGGACAAGAAAAAACAGATGCCTTCTGCATCGCGTTATCTTTACGAGAACGAGTACGATGAGGTGCCCGAGGTGCGAAACACACCCCCTCGATCACCTGTCAACCCCAATCCCAATGGGGGCACCAAGAGTTTGACCAAGACTGAACTCAAGGAACAGGTTCAACTGTGCAAAGAACAA ATGGAAATCTTTCGAAACGACTTCAATCAGGAGCGACGGGACCGTGAGATGGCTGTCGGCCAGGTCGGCGCGCTGAGGGAGGAGCTGAAAAAGGCTAAGATCAAGCTCAAAGATGTCCAGAAG caACGGGATGAGAAGGCGAACCAACTGCAGACAGCCACTCGGCGTCGCTACAGAAACGACAGACTGGATTTCAACGACCTTATCGATGAAGAAGAAATGCACTTGCGAGATGAG AAGCAGGATCCTAAGAGACGCACAGGCCATGGGAGAGCGCTCGATGACTACCAGGACATCGACTGGCTTGCA GAACGATTGTACGAGGAGGCATATTAG